ATTTTTTAAACATTGTTAAAAATACAAAGTGAAAAGTTCATCTTTTAACAAAAAAACGGGGATTGCTCCCCGTTTCAATTAACCTTTCATCAAGGTGTCATATCGTTTTTCGACTTCAGTCCAGTTGACTACGTTCCAAAACGCGGAGACATAATCCGGTCTTCTGTTTTGATAGTGGAGGTAATAGGCATGCTCCCATACGTCAATTCCCAAAAGAGGTATCCCCTGGAATTCGGAAATATCCATCAGCGGATTATCCTGATTGGGTGTGGAACCGATTTTTAACAAGTTATTCTTGTCCAAAACCAACCAGCCCCATCCTGATCCGAATCTTCCTTTGGCGGCATCTTCAAACTGTTTTTGAAATTCTTCAAAGCTGCCAAATGCACCGGTGATTGCTTGGGCGAGATCACCACCGGGTTGACCACCACCATTTGGGCTCATGGTCTTCCAGAACAACTCATGATTATAATGGCCGCCACCATTATTGCGCATTTTGGTAGAGTATTTGGAGATGTTCATCAAAACTTCCTCCAAAGGTCTGCTCACATCCACTCCTTCTTCTGCTGCTGCTTCGGCCATATTTTTCGCATAGGCCGCAGCATGCTTGGTATAGTGGATTTCCATGGTCATCGCATCGATGTGCGGTTCGAGTGCGTCATAGGCATAAGCCAAAGGCGTTTGTTCAAAACCTGTGCTCAACAAGATCTTGCCTGCATCAGTCTCTCCACCGGATTTTTCTCCGGCGCAAGCACTCAAAAAGGCAGAACCGAGTACACTGCTTCCAATTCCTACAGCCAAGGTAGCTTTGGTGCTATGGCCAAGAAATTTTCTTCTGGAAACATCAAAAGTTGATTTTTTCATAAGGTTGTTGATTTCCGTTGATTGTTTGGTTGATCTATCACAAGGAGCCCTAAGATAGCCAATTCATCCTGATTATGAAACCGAATATCAGACAATAAGTCTGAAATCCTGACAAGATGTTTATGTTTGCATAACGATTAAAACTTGGTTTGGTTTTTGAAATCATTCTAAAACCGTCAATCCGAATTATTTTATGGAAATAGCCTTTTATAAATATCAAGGAACAGGCAATGATTTTGTCATGATAGATGACAGATCTGAGGCCTTTCCTGCCCAAAACCTGAAATTGGTCCAAAGATTATGTGACCGCAAATTTGGGATAGGCGCCGATGGGTTGATTTTGATCAGAAACAGGAAAGGTTATGATTTTGAAATGATTTATTTCAACGCAGATGGTTCCCAGAGCATGTGTGGGAATGGGGCCCGATGTGCTGTAGCCTTTTCGAAATTTTTGGGAATCATAGAGAATGAAACGCATTTTCTGGCCATTGATGGCCCGCATGATGCCAGAGTGGTTGGCGATTGGATAGAATTGGGCATGAGTCCTGTTTCCAGTCTTTCCAATGCGGGCGAGGATTTCTTTGTCAATACCGGTTCTCCCCATCATGTGCGTTTTGTAGAAGATGTGGCCAGTTATCCGGTGGTAAAAGAGGGAGCGGAGATACGCTATTCAGAACCTTATGCCCCCAAAGGTACCAATGTGAATTTTGTGACACCTATCGGCCCGGATGAAATCCATGTACGCACTTATGAGCGTGGTGTGGAGGACGAAACCTTGTCCTGTGGCACGGGAGTGACAGCCTGTGCTTTGGTATTTGGCTATCAGAATGAGTTGCATGAAGTTAAAATAAAAACCCCTGGAGGAAAGCTTAAAGTGAGGTTTTCAGAAAATGCAGATGGCAGTTTCCAAAATATCCTGTTGATCGGACCTGCAGAACAGGTTTTCAGAGGAAATATGAAAGTAGAGATTTAAAAAAAGGGAGGATTGCCGGATAAAACCTAGTACTATCTGTCATATCTTCCGTTCAATTACTATAATTAACAAAAAGGGCGTAATTTTAAGGCCCTATTTACCGTACTAAAGTTATGTTAGAAATTCTAGCCAAAGGACTGGCCAAAATATTCGGAACAAAGTCCGATAGAGATATAAAGGAATTATCGCCTAAAGTAGCGTTGATCAATGAGGCTTTCAATAAGTTAAAAAGCCTTAGCGACGATCAACTGAGAGCAAAAACCGAGGAAATCAAATCCATCATCAATGCCGACCTGAAATCCTTTGATGATAAGATCGCTTCTATTAGAGATCAGATCAATGCCCTCGATCCGGAAAAGGTACATGAAAAAGACGCCCTTTTCAATGAGATCGATAAAACCGAAAAGACAAGAGATGCGGCATTGGAAGTTGTCCTCGAAAAAGTAATGGTGGAAGCCTTTGCAATTGTAAAGGAAACCGCCAGAAGATTTAAGGAAAATGGAAAATTGGAAGTTACTGCCACCCTTTGGGACAAGGAGCTGGCTGCCAAAAAATCCAATGTTGAAATACAAGGTGATAAAGCCATTTGGCACAACCGTTGGATGGCTGCTGGAAGCGAAGTGGTATGGGACATGGTCCACTATGACGTGCAGTTGATCGGTGGTATGGTACTCCACAAAGGTAAAATTGCTGAAATGGCCACCGGTGAGGGAAAAACCTTGGTTTCCACCCTTCCTGCCTACCTCAATGCGCTTTCCGGAAGAGGGGTTCATGTAGTTACCGTCAATGATTACCTGGCCAAAAGGGACTCCGAGTGGAATGCACCGCTTTTTGAATTCCATGGATTGAAGGTAGATTGTATTGACAAATATCCGCCCAACTCCGACCAAAGGAGAAGGGCCTATGCTTGTGACATCATTTATGGTACCAATAATGAATTTGGCTTTGATTACCTCAGGGATAATATGGCGAGAGATGCGGGCGACCTGGTACAGGGCAAGCACCATTTTGCCATGATCGATGAGGTGGACTCTGTTTTGATCGATGATGCCAGAACGCCTTTGATCATTTCAGGTCCAGTACCAAGAGGGGATCAGCATGAGTTCATGGAAATGAAACCCCGGGTAGCTACCTTGGTGGAAGAACAAAGGAAATTGGTACAGGGATACCTTAACACTGCCAAAAAGCTGATTGCTGAAGGCAATGAAAAAGAAGGGGGATTGGCCTTGTTCAGGGCTTATAGGGGTATCCCTAAATATAAACCATTGATCAAATACCTTTCAGAACCAGGAATCAGGGTTATCCTTCAAAAGACTGAAAATTATTACCTGCAGGACAACAAACGCATGATGCCTGAGGCAGATGAGCCTTTGTTGTTTACAATTGATGAAAAAACCAATTCCGTAGAACTGACGGACAGAGGTATTGAAGCCATAACGCAGAAGAATGAGGATCCCAATTTCTTTATCCTTCCGGATATCGGTATGGCCATAGCCGAAATGGAAAAAAATCCGGATCTGGATGACAAGGAAAAACTGATCCGTAAGGAAGAAATCATCAAGGATTATGGGGTAAAAGCCCAAAGGATCCATACGGTCAATCAGTTGTTGAAGGCCTACTGTATGTTTGAGAAAGACACGGAGTACATCATCGTAGATGGAAAGGTGAAAATCGTAGACGAGCAGACTGGCCGAGTCATGGAAGGAAGAAGATATTCCGACGGTTTGCACCAAGCAATCGAAGCCAAGGAGAATGTTAAGGTGGAGGATGCTACCCAGACTTATGCTACGATCACCTTGCAGAATTATTTCAGGATGTACCACAAACTGGCCGGTATGACCGGTACAGCAGAAACTGAGGCGGGAGAGTTTTGGCAGATTTACAAATTGGATGTGGTTGTTATTCCTACCAATAAACCAATCATCAGAGAAGACAGGGAAGACAAAGTATATAAAACCGTCCGGGAGAAATTCAATGCGGTAGCCGATGAAATTGTTGAGTTGACCAATGCAGGTAGGCCTGTCTTGGTGGGTACCACTTCTGTGGAAATTTCTGAAGTACTCAGCAGGATGCTGACCATCCGCAAGATCAAACACCAAGTGTTGAATGCCAAGCAGCACGCCCGCGAAGCTGAAATAGTAGCGGAAGCCGGTAAGCCGGGGACCGTGACCATCGCCACAAACATGGCGGGTAGGGGTACCGACATCAAGTTGACTCCTGAATCCAGGGCAGCAGGTGGTTTGGCAATCATTGGTACAGAGCGCCATGAATCCAGAAGGGTGGACAGACAGTTGAGGGGTCGTGCAGGACGTCAAGGGGATGTCGGTTCCTCTCAGTTTTTTGTTTCTCTGGAAGACAATCTGATGAGATTGTTTGGTTCCGACAGGATTGCCAAACTCATGGACAGGATGGGTCTGGAAGAGGGAGAGGTGATTCAGCACTCCATGATTACCAAATCCATTGAACGTGCACAAAGAAAGGTAGAGGAGAACAACTTCGGGGTCAGGAAGCGGCTTTTGGAATATGATGATGTAATGAACTCCCAAAGAGAGGTGGTTTACAAAAGACGTAGAAATGCCCTTCTTGGAGAACGCTTAGAACTGGATATCCTGAATGTCATGTATGATGTCTGTGAAAGCATTATCGAGATGGCAAAATCCACAGGGGACATGGACAACCTGAGGATGAATATCTACAGTTCTTTGGGTATTGATCACCAGTTTACAGAAGATGACATCAAGAGCAAAGATGCCAAAGTGCTGACTCAGGAACTCTTTGATGCAGCTTATAAGAACTATGTAAGTAAAAATGAGCGTATCATTTCCAAAGCACTTCCGATATTAAAAGATGTTTATGCCCAGCGAGGTGCAACTGTAAAAGAAATCATGGTTCCTATCACAGACGGCATCAAACAGATCGGAGTGGTGATCAATTTGGAATCTACAGTCAAAAATGAAGGACGTGATCTGATCCGTGCC
This Cecembia calidifontis DNA region includes the following protein-coding sequences:
- a CDS encoding superoxide dismutase; translated protein: MKKSTFDVSRRKFLGHSTKATLAVGIGSSVLGSAFLSACAGEKSGGETDAGKILLSTGFEQTPLAYAYDALEPHIDAMTMEIHYTKHAAAYAKNMAEAAAEEGVDVSRPLEEVLMNISKYSTKMRNNGGGHYNHELFWKTMSPNGGGQPGGDLAQAITGAFGSFEEFQKQFEDAAKGRFGSGWGWLVLDKNNLLKIGSTPNQDNPLMDISEFQGIPLLGIDVWEHAYYLHYQNRRPDYVSAFWNVVNWTEVEKRYDTLMKG
- the dapF gene encoding diaminopimelate epimerase, giving the protein MEIAFYKYQGTGNDFVMIDDRSEAFPAQNLKLVQRLCDRKFGIGADGLILIRNRKGYDFEMIYFNADGSQSMCGNGARCAVAFSKFLGIIENETHFLAIDGPHDARVVGDWIELGMSPVSSLSNAGEDFFVNTGSPHHVRFVEDVASYPVVKEGAEIRYSEPYAPKGTNVNFVTPIGPDEIHVRTYERGVEDETLSCGTGVTACALVFGYQNELHEVKIKTPGGKLKVRFSENADGSFQNILLIGPAEQVFRGNMKVEI
- the secA gene encoding preprotein translocase subunit SecA, with amino-acid sequence MLEILAKGLAKIFGTKSDRDIKELSPKVALINEAFNKLKSLSDDQLRAKTEEIKSIINADLKSFDDKIASIRDQINALDPEKVHEKDALFNEIDKTEKTRDAALEVVLEKVMVEAFAIVKETARRFKENGKLEVTATLWDKELAAKKSNVEIQGDKAIWHNRWMAAGSEVVWDMVHYDVQLIGGMVLHKGKIAEMATGEGKTLVSTLPAYLNALSGRGVHVVTVNDYLAKRDSEWNAPLFEFHGLKVDCIDKYPPNSDQRRRAYACDIIYGTNNEFGFDYLRDNMARDAGDLVQGKHHFAMIDEVDSVLIDDARTPLIISGPVPRGDQHEFMEMKPRVATLVEEQRKLVQGYLNTAKKLIAEGNEKEGGLALFRAYRGIPKYKPLIKYLSEPGIRVILQKTENYYLQDNKRMMPEADEPLLFTIDEKTNSVELTDRGIEAITQKNEDPNFFILPDIGMAIAEMEKNPDLDDKEKLIRKEEIIKDYGVKAQRIHTVNQLLKAYCMFEKDTEYIIVDGKVKIVDEQTGRVMEGRRYSDGLHQAIEAKENVKVEDATQTYATITLQNYFRMYHKLAGMTGTAETEAGEFWQIYKLDVVVIPTNKPIIREDREDKVYKTVREKFNAVADEIVELTNAGRPVLVGTTSVEISEVLSRMLTIRKIKHQVLNAKQHAREAEIVAEAGKPGTVTIATNMAGRGTDIKLTPESRAAGGLAIIGTERHESRRVDRQLRGRAGRQGDVGSSQFFVSLEDNLMRLFGSDRIAKLMDRMGLEEGEVIQHSMITKSIERAQRKVEENNFGVRKRLLEYDDVMNSQREVVYKRRRNALLGERLELDILNVMYDVCESIIEMAKSTGDMDNLRMNIYSSLGIDHQFTEDDIKSKDAKVLTQELFDAAYKNYVSKNERIISKALPILKDVYAQRGATVKEIMVPITDGIKQIGVVINLESTVKNEGRDLIRAIEKNVTLAIIDQNWKEHLRDMDDLKQSVQNAVYEQKDPLLIYKFEAFEMFKRFIGKLNEDTISFLAKAELPTQDPSQVRAAQAPRREENNVKASKEEVGSSLNPGAGRQAAAAVANRTASPQVVAPRKSEKTYGRNDKVSVQYADGKLLKDVKYKSVQQDVESGKCVIIEN